A section of the Humulus lupulus chromosome 2, drHumLupu1.1, whole genome shotgun sequence genome encodes:
- the LOC133815628 gene encoding uncharacterized protein LOC133815628, which produces MTKADPIKFMLNKPIPSSRIARWILMLSEFDISVMYPRAQKSQALSDLLTYSSNNDEDWTPKEIPGGLPEAMVCDDEIQKKWVITFDGSSTSNGGGAGIVLTNPEGKNHTQAYKLSFDCSNNEAEYEALILGMTVALNMEVKRVVIKGDSKLVIQQVKGKFYVKEPSLAIYQAMVQESAKNFQECEFEHMPRTQNRYADALATMASKVEVSETQNLVCKIINQKCSVILGYKRGFELEEW; this is translated from the coding sequence ATGACTAAAGCAGACCCCATAAAGTTCATGCTGAATAAACCCATACCTTCTAGTAGAATAGCTCGCTGGATACTAATGCTCAGCGAGTTCGATATCAGCGTCATGTACCCAAGAGCACAAAAAAGTCAAGCCTTGTCTGATTTGCTAACATATTCATCAAATAATGATGAAGATTGGACCCCAAAAGAGATCCCAGGAGGGTTACCCGAAGCTATGGTTTGCGATGACGAAATACAAAAGAAATGGGTAATAACATTTGATGGATCATCAACCTCCAATGGGGGAGGTGCAGGAATAGTATTGACCAACCCAGAAGGTAAGAATCATACTCAGGCATACAAATTGTCTTTTGATTGttctaataatgaggctgaatatgaggcaCTTATTTTGGGTATGACGGTTGCATTAAACATGGAAGTAAAAAGAGTTGTAATTAAAGGAGACTCTAAGCTCGTCATCCAGCAAGTCAAAGGAAAATTTTATGTGAAAGAACCATCACTGGCGATATATCAAGCAATGGTCCAAGAATCAGCAAAGAATTTTCAGGAATGTGAGTTTGAACACATGCCTCGAACGCAAAATAGATATGCTGATGCTTTAGCTACCATGGCTTCTAAGGTCGAGGTGTCTGAAACTCAAAATTTGGTATGCAAAATAATCAATCAAAAGTGTTCAGTTATCTTGGGATACAAAAGAGGGTTTGAACTCGAGGAATGGTAG
- the LOC133819632 gene encoding pyruvate dehydrogenase (acetyl-transferring) kinase, mitochondrial, whose amino-acid sequence MAALEAFSKRLIEEVQKWGCMKQTGVSLRYMMEFGSKPTQRNLLISAQFLHKELPIRIARRAIELDSLPYGLSLKPAVLKVRDWYMDSFRDLRSFPEIKDANDEKDFTQMIKAIKVRHNNVVPMMALGVQQLKKQLSPTRTPSQDLHEIHQFLDRFYMSRIGIRMLIGQHVELHNPNPPPNCVGYIHTRMSPVEVARHASEDARCICLREYGSAPDINIYGDPDFTFPYVPTHLHLMVFELVKNSLRAVQERFLDSDKVPPPIRIIVADGDEDVTIKVSDEGGGIPRSGLPKIFTYLYSTAKNPLDEHADLGTADTVVTMAGYGYGLPISRLYARYFGGDLQIISMEGYGTDAYLHLSRLGDSQEPLP is encoded by the exons ATGGCGGCGTTGGAGGCGTTTTCGAAGAGGTTGATAGAGGAGGTTCAGAAATGGGGGTGCATGAAACAGACAGGGGTGAGCTTGAGGTACATGATGGAGTTCGGCTCCAAACCCACCCAACGCAATTTGCTTATCTCAGCTCAATTTCTCCACAAGGAGCTTCCCATTCGGATTGCCAGGCGCGCTATCGAGCTCGACTCTCTCCCTTATGGCCTCTCCCTTAAGCCTGCTGTTTTGAAG gttCGAGATTGGTACATGGACTCGTTCCGTGATCTGAGATCGTTTCCGGAGATAAAAGATGCAAATGACGAAAAAGATTTTACCCAAATGATAAAAGCAATTAAAGTGAGACACAACAATGTGGTTCCTATGATGGCTTTGGGTGTTCAACAGTTGAAGAAACAGCTCTCTCCCACTCGCACTCCCAGCCAAGATCTTCACGAGATTCATCAATTCCTCGATCGTTTCTACATGTCAAGAATTGGGATTCGAATGCTCATTG GTCAGCATGTAGAACTGCACAATCCCAATCCACCACCCAATTGTGTGGGGTATATTCACACAAGAATGTCCCCTGTGGAGGTTGCACGCCATGCCAGTGAGGATGCCCGTTGCATATGCTTGCGTGAGTATGGCTCTGCACCTGATATTAACATCTATGGGGATCCTGATTTTACTTTCCC CTATGTCCCAACTCACTTGCATCTCATGGTGTTTGAGTTGGTCAAGAACTCCCTGCGTGCAGTCCAAGAGCGCTTCTTGGACTCGGATAAAGTTCCACCTCCCATTAGAATTATAGTTGCAGATGGAGATGAGGATGTCACTATTAAG GTCTCAGATGAAGGAGGTGGCATTCCCAGAAGTGGTCTCCCCAAAATCTTCACCTATCTTTACAGTACTGCTAAGAACCCTCTGGACGAGCACGCTGATCTTGGAACGGCTGATACGGTGGTCACCATGGCTGGATATGGATATGGGCTCCCTATAAGTCGCTTGTATGCTCGGTATTTTGGAGGAGATTTGCAGATTATCTCTATGGAAGGATATG GAACGGATGCGTATCTTCACCTGTCTCGCTTGGGAGATTCACAAGAACCTTTGCCATAA